In one Euzebya tangerina genomic region, the following are encoded:
- a CDS encoding acyl-CoA dehydrogenase family protein, giving the protein MYFDFTDDAKDLAAGAREFLTGEYSPSYVRSVWDSDEPRDPAKWQQLAETGFVGVAIAEEHGGLGMGDVEMALLLEEAGRANLTEPLLETAAVAAPTLADYAPEAMQKEWLPLVAAGEAIIAVKLGDAPAVADADVAAALLVETDGALHLVPADGVSAKPTGSIDLSRRMFTVEVTTGPDTLVTDDADAIARTFDRGAVATAAWLNGIGQQVLEMSVAYVKEREQFGRPVGSFQAVKHLLAETVLDVETSRAATWYAAYAVQHDLEDRVEAASVAKAFASDAERLANTNSLQAHGGIGFTWEHDLHLWLKRGKALEGAFGTASFHRERVAQIILD; this is encoded by the coding sequence ATGTACTTCGACTTCACCGATGACGCCAAGGACCTCGCCGCCGGCGCGCGGGAGTTCCTGACCGGCGAGTACTCCCCCTCCTACGTCCGCAGCGTGTGGGACTCCGACGAACCTCGCGATCCGGCCAAGTGGCAGCAGCTGGCCGAGACGGGCTTCGTCGGCGTCGCCATCGCAGAGGAGCACGGCGGCCTGGGCATGGGCGATGTGGAGATGGCCCTGCTGCTCGAGGAGGCCGGCCGGGCCAACCTGACCGAGCCGCTCCTCGAGACAGCCGCCGTCGCCGCACCGACCCTGGCCGACTACGCGCCGGAGGCGATGCAGAAGGAGTGGCTGCCGCTGGTCGCCGCTGGGGAGGCCATCATCGCCGTCAAGCTGGGCGACGCCCCGGCCGTGGCCGACGCCGATGTCGCGGCTGCCCTGCTGGTCGAGACCGACGGTGCCCTGCACCTGGTCCCGGCGGACGGCGTGAGCGCCAAACCGACGGGCTCGATCGACCTCTCCCGGCGCATGTTCACGGTGGAGGTCACCACCGGCCCCGACACGCTGGTGACCGACGACGCCGACGCCATCGCCCGCACCTTCGACCGTGGCGCCGTGGCGACGGCCGCGTGGCTGAACGGCATCGGGCAGCAGGTCCTCGAGATGAGCGTGGCCTACGTCAAGGAGCGCGAGCAGTTCGGCCGGCCGGTCGGGTCCTTCCAGGCGGTCAAGCACCTGTTGGCCGAGACCGTCCTGGACGTCGAGACCTCACGGGCCGCGACCTGGTACGCCGCCTACGCGGTGCAGCACGATCTGGAGGATCGGGTCGAGGCGGCGAGTGTCGCCAAGGCCTTCGCCTCAGACGCCGAGCGGCTGGCCAACACCAACTCGCTGCAGGCTCACGGCGGGATCGGCTTCACCTGGGAGCACGACCTGCACCTGTGGCTGAAGCGCGGCAAGGCGCTGGAGGGCGCGTTCGGGACCGCGTCGTTCCACCGCGAGCGGGTCGCCCAGATCATCCTCGACTGA
- a CDS encoding DsbA family oxidoreductase, with protein sequence MLTLFHDPTDPASAVAVARCTRLAEEGVPIEFEGFDALGLDLAMPVDLGMLALIGRLQEEAAAEGIVLNRPSGRPPSALAHVLMHRTEGTPVAHPVRHAVYQAYWEDDADIGDAAVLTEVAAAAGANPDTVADLLADRVALASRRREMGTHRREGVGGVPVVLASRTLIPGLLDEQAIRDLAAAV encoded by the coding sequence GTGCTGACCCTGTTCCACGACCCGACGGACCCGGCCTCCGCCGTGGCCGTGGCCCGCTGCACCCGCTTGGCGGAGGAGGGGGTCCCCATCGAGTTCGAGGGGTTCGACGCCCTCGGGCTGGACCTCGCCATGCCCGTCGACCTGGGGATGCTTGCGCTGATCGGCCGACTGCAGGAGGAGGCCGCGGCCGAGGGCATCGTGCTCAACCGGCCCTCGGGACGTCCACCGAGCGCGCTGGCCCACGTGCTCATGCACCGGACCGAGGGCACCCCGGTCGCTCACCCGGTCCGGCACGCCGTGTACCAGGCCTACTGGGAGGACGATGCCGACATCGGCGACGCCGCCGTCCTGACCGAGGTGGCCGCCGCTGCGGGTGCGAACCCCGACACCGTTGCCGACCTGCTGGCCGACCGTGTGGCCCTGGCGTCCCGTCGTCGAGAGATGGGAACCCACCGGCGAGAGGGGGTCGGCGGGGTTCCCGTCGTCCTGGCCAGCCGGACCCTCATCCCCGGCCTGCTGGACGAGCAAGCCATACGGGACCTGGCCGCCGCCGTCTGA
- a CDS encoding serine/threonine-protein kinase: MQRIAGRYELLRLLGEGGMAQVHLARDQVLDRQVALKLLRSDIGQDEVLRERFLREAKLAARLTHENIVRVYDTGIDEDVPWMAMELVEGRSLRDEMTDSGQMPVGRSLELVEQVLAGLGAAHEAGIVHRDIKPSNVLVNGRAQLSDFGIAKSLQGGGDLTQTNQFLGTPKYTAPEVATGFPATPQSDLYSTAVVLWEMLAGAPPFEHDNALALAMMHQTDDLPALGERRPDLPAALIAAIEAGLAKEPTDRPDHAAGFTALLKAGLSGDTVALAAATAPTAALPRVSIVDPDVPPTVDPDQATVAMPQPQQTAAPGAGGSNPPPRSGDRPSAAQRPPRRRNAPGLILLVVLLIAAAAVAYTTLVDTGTEPDVPATPTATPTVSPTATPTSEPPTDAAPAAPAPTTDATAEPDPVQPVPTATQPQPTGEPAPTQPAEPAPDPQPTVEPTSPATPEPLEPPEPTPEPLSSPA; encoded by the coding sequence ATGCAACGTATTGCCGGCCGCTACGAGCTCCTTCGCCTGCTCGGCGAGGGAGGGATGGCGCAGGTGCACCTGGCCCGGGACCAGGTGCTCGACCGCCAGGTGGCCCTCAAGCTGCTCCGCAGCGACATCGGACAGGACGAGGTCCTGCGCGAGCGGTTCCTCCGCGAGGCCAAGCTGGCCGCCCGCCTGACCCACGAGAACATCGTCCGCGTCTACGACACCGGCATCGACGAGGACGTGCCGTGGATGGCGATGGAACTGGTCGAGGGGCGCTCCCTGCGTGACGAGATGACCGACTCCGGTCAGATGCCCGTCGGACGATCCTTGGAGCTGGTCGAGCAGGTCCTCGCCGGCCTGGGTGCCGCCCACGAGGCTGGCATCGTCCACCGGGACATCAAGCCCTCCAACGTCTTGGTCAACGGTCGGGCGCAGCTCAGCGACTTCGGGATCGCCAAGAGCCTGCAGGGCGGTGGCGACCTGACCCAGACCAACCAGTTCCTGGGAACCCCCAAGTACACCGCACCCGAGGTCGCAACGGGCTTCCCGGCCACACCCCAATCCGATCTGTACTCCACCGCCGTGGTGCTGTGGGAGATGCTGGCCGGCGCCCCGCCGTTCGAGCACGACAACGCGCTGGCCCTGGCGATGATGCACCAGACCGACGATCTGCCCGCCCTGGGCGAGCGCCGCCCCGACCTGCCTGCCGCCCTGATCGCCGCGATCGAAGCCGGACTGGCCAAGGAGCCGACCGACCGACCCGACCACGCCGCAGGGTTCACCGCGCTGCTCAAGGCCGGCCTGTCCGGCGACACCGTCGCGCTGGCTGCCGCCACCGCACCGACGGCCGCCCTGCCCCGGGTGTCGATCGTCGACCCGGACGTGCCGCCCACCGTCGACCCGGATCAGGCCACCGTGGCGATGCCGCAGCCGCAGCAGACGGCGGCGCCCGGTGCGGGTGGCAGCAACCCTCCCCCGAGGTCGGGGGACCGGCCGAGCGCCGCGCAGCGGCCACCCCGCCGCCGGAACGCCCCCGGTCTCATCCTGCTGGTGGTCCTGCTCATCGCAGCCGCGGCGGTCGCCTACACCACCCTGGTCGACACCGGCACCGAGCCGGACGTGCCGGCCACACCGACGGCCACACCGACGGTCTCCCCGACAGCCACACCCACGTCCGAGCCGCCCACCGACGCGGCTCCCGCCGCACCAGCACCAACCACCGACGCGACGGCGGAGCCCGACCCCGTCCAGCCAGTTCCCACAGCCACCCAGCCGCAGCCGACCGGCGAGCCGGCCCCGACGCAGCCGGCCGAGCCAGCGCCCGACCCCCAACCCACCGTGGAGCCCACCTCCCCCGCGACCCCCGAGCCGCTGGAGCCACCGGAGCCGACCCCCGAACCGCTGTCCTCGCCTGCCTGA
- a CDS encoding aldehyde dehydrogenase family protein yields the protein MSSTDTSRVAEGQTFQSLNPATDEPLATYPVHTAADVENAVIRARAAASWWRDLGFDGRKHRLLAYKGLIARKSDELVQLIHVENGKPLDDAFIEILLCVDHLDWAARNAQRIMKPRRVSMPPLTKDHAGYLQYDPMGVVGVIGPWNYPVHTPMGSISYALAAGNAVVFKPSEYTPGIGTRMVELFAEVVDEEPVLQLITGFGETGAALCSSPGIDVLAFTGSAATGRKVMTACAQNLTKVVMECGGKDALLVDSDADIRAAAEATLWAGCANAGQTCAGVERVYIHDQVYDEFVAEITRQAEGVRAGQDAEADYGPITMPSQIEIIASHLREALDRGAHAIVGGLDSIRGAFVDPIVLTDVPADAAIMTEETFGPVVPLVRVPDMDEAVRLANASPYGLGNTVFSRRRGLALARALNSGMVSVNSVLRFASVPALPFGGRGESGFGRIHGEDGFKEFVQARAITRKRLGFAPEFASFARPDWLFTVADQLLKVTHGRHRL from the coding sequence ATGTCCAGCACCGACACGTCCCGCGTAGCTGAGGGGCAGACCTTCCAGTCCCTCAATCCCGCGACCGACGAGCCGCTGGCGACCTACCCGGTTCACACCGCTGCAGACGTGGAGAACGCCGTGATCCGGGCGCGGGCGGCCGCCTCGTGGTGGCGGGACCTCGGCTTCGACGGACGCAAGCACCGGCTCCTGGCGTACAAGGGCCTGATCGCCCGCAAGTCCGACGAGCTGGTCCAGCTGATCCACGTCGAGAACGGCAAGCCGCTGGACGATGCCTTCATCGAGATCCTGCTGTGCGTGGATCACCTCGACTGGGCCGCACGGAATGCCCAGCGCATCATGAAGCCACGACGGGTCTCGATGCCGCCGCTGACCAAGGACCACGCCGGCTACCTGCAGTACGACCCCATGGGGGTCGTGGGGGTGATCGGGCCGTGGAACTACCCGGTGCACACGCCGATGGGCTCGATCTCCTACGCCCTCGCGGCCGGGAACGCCGTCGTCTTCAAGCCGTCGGAGTACACGCCCGGCATCGGCACCCGCATGGTCGAGCTCTTCGCCGAGGTCGTCGACGAGGAGCCCGTGCTCCAGCTCATCACCGGCTTCGGTGAGACGGGTGCGGCCTTGTGCTCGAGCCCTGGCATCGACGTCCTGGCCTTCACCGGCTCGGCTGCAACGGGCCGCAAGGTCATGACCGCGTGCGCGCAGAACCTCACCAAGGTCGTGATGGAGTGCGGCGGCAAGGACGCGCTGCTGGTCGACAGCGACGCCGACATCCGAGCCGCGGCCGAGGCGACGCTGTGGGCCGGCTGTGCCAACGCCGGCCAGACCTGTGCCGGCGTGGAACGGGTCTACATCCACGACCAGGTCTACGACGAGTTCGTGGCGGAGATAACCCGACAGGCCGAGGGGGTCCGGGCCGGCCAGGACGCCGAGGCCGACTACGGCCCCATCACCATGCCGTCCCAGATCGAGATCATCGCCTCGCACCTCCGGGAGGCGCTCGATCGTGGTGCCCACGCCATCGTGGGCGGCCTCGACTCGATCCGAGGGGCCTTCGTCGACCCGATCGTCCTCACCGACGTGCCGGCGGATGCCGCGATCATGACCGAGGAGACCTTCGGCCCGGTCGTCCCACTGGTCCGGGTGCCGGACATGGACGAGGCAGTCCGGCTGGCCAACGCCTCGCCCTACGGCCTGGGCAACACCGTCTTCTCCCGGCGACGTGGTCTGGCCCTGGCACGAGCCCTGAACAGCGGCATGGTCAGCGTGAACAGCGTCCTGCGCTTCGCCTCGGTCCCGGCACTTCCCTTCGGCGGGCGGGGCGAGTCGGGCTTCGGCCGGATCCACGGCGAGGACGGCTTCAAGGAGTTCGTCCAGGCCCGGGCCATCACCCGGAAGCGGCTGGGCTTCGCGCCGGAGTTCGCGAGCTTCGCCCGGCCGGACTGGCTGTTCACGGTCGCCGACCAACTGCTCAAGGTGACCCACGGCCGCCATCGGCTCTAG